The Mytilus trossulus isolate FHL-02 chromosome 3, PNRI_Mtr1.1.1.hap1, whole genome shotgun sequence genome contains a region encoding:
- the LOC134709620 gene encoding uncharacterized protein LOC134709620, with protein MLGLDNAGKTTILYKLKLNEVVSTIPTIGFNVETVRHNGLEFTVWDVRAQQKFRAHWRYHFQNAYGMFIFSMTPNDRERYKMAREE; from the exons atgCTGGGATTAGATAATGCAG GAAAAACCACAATTCTGTATAAACTAAAGCTTAACGAAGTTGTCAGTACCATTCCCACAATAGGATTTAATGTAGAAACAGTCAGACATAATGGATTGGAGTTTACAGTGTGGGACGTTAGAGCACAGCAAAAATTCCGAGCCCACTGGCGTTACCATTTCCAAAACGCATATggtatgtttatattttcaatga CCCCCAACGATAGAGAACGGTACAAAATGGCTAGAGAAGAATAA